ttgattgaagactctaaattgcccataggtgtgaatgtctgTGTGAATGGGTTctttatttatatgtgccctacggTTGGTTGGCGAcgagttcagcgtgtaccctgcctctcgcccagagtaagctgggataggttccaggatgtccacaacccttgtgagcataccGTAAGTGGTACAAAATATGGTTACTCTTTGTCATTTGTGCACACTTCCAAAGtgcaagtaatttttttgtccaattgaGGTATCGATTTAGGGAGGGAATACTACTACATGTACTCTTTCACCTTTTATCACTTGTATACATTTGGCCTGATAAACCAATAATTTTCTTGCACAGATAAAAATTATGTTGCATTTGTCAACAAAACAACGAATACTACATACCTGAAATATGAGCTGAATGCAGCTAGTacatttttgtgggttttgAAACAGACCCCTTTGACCACCAACATGCAGTCGCAGAGCATTCCCTGAATCCTCTGCTCCTGGAGTTGCTGCAGTAAATAGGAGCTATGGCTGGATAGTGTGTCCATGCTCACTCATCCATAGAAGCACCCGGTCATAAGGCTAGTGGAAGGGAAGAGAACACACATTGTTTAGTCGGTGACAGGAAATACTGTAGTTTATGACATGCAAGAAAACCACAGTCTTCTGGTTTAGCAAGTTGGACGGACATGCGACATAAAGATAATAACAGGGGCGCTTCGTTCTGTCGTAAAGCATTCTACGCACAAATCGACAGTAATAGCTAGCATGCTAAAAGAAGATATGCTCCCAAAGCAATTTACTATGAATTGGGGGGAAGGAAACCTAGTTCACACACGTGTACTATTACCTGGCAAGAATGAAAAGTTCACTTAGTGGTTGTTCGCTATTGCTGCACTCGGATCCACATACTTTGGATGCATTCCCTAATTTGGGTGATGGCCAGGTTACCTCTCCTCTGCTGATGCCTCATTTCCTGGGACTGATAGTTTTTCGAGCTTCTTTATAAAGATAATAGCACTCATTTTGGAAGACTGGAACTGAATTATAGGTACTATAATACCCTTAATGTGAAGATAACTAACACAGGGACACCAGCGGCTTAAACAGTATACAAATAGTTAGGTCCGCCAGGTCGGAACTTTGTTTTGTATTTCGTGTACACATACGGAAGACTGATAGTGGAGCAATTCTAAATTCTGGTGGTTTAACGTGTATTTTGAAAAGTCCATTCAATCAAATTTGGTGGAACAGGGCGAGGATAGCGTTCCATGTCACTCGTTTCTAAATTATTTTAGATAATCTAACATATTGATATTGTTACGTTACATACCTTAGTTTAACCGCTTCTTCACCGATTACAACATTTCATTTGTGCAACGTTAGATACCGCTTTCGTCTTAGCTCGGCTAATGCCTGTATAAGGAAGAATTTTGAATTGACGTCTTTTTACGTTATTGACATTACCAGTCATCGGCAAAGCAGAGGCAACGTTGTACTCTCTGTTTAATCCACTTGTACGTGGACAGCGGAGTTATTCAGCATGGTGTTCTTCACATGCAATGCTTGTGGCGAATCCCTGAAAAAAGCCCAGGTGGATAAACACGTGACAATGTGCCGGAGTTGCCAAGTTCTGTCTTGCATTGACTGTGGAAAAGATTTTTGGTAAACTTTGGTGCCTTTTTTTTCgttgacttggaaaaaaaaaaacgattttatAAAATATCTTGCTTTATGTTTTCAAGGggtgatgactacaaaaatcaCATCAAATGCGTCAGCGAAGACCAGAAGTATGGGGGTAAAGGCTATGAGGCCAAAGCAAACAAAGGAGATGTGAAACAGCATCAATGGATCCAGGTAAAAGTCCCCCTCCAAGCTCCATTAAGTTATCATTCAAGGAGAAATATTTGTACTTAAATATCATAACTGTGTTGCTAAAGAAAGTCCATGAAGCCATGAATAAACCTGGAGTTAGTGTGAAGCTGAAAGCTGTCCTCCAGCAAGTCAGCGCATACGACAATGtcccaagaaaaaaatcaaaatttgagGTGGGTACATATGTCAAAATTACCTGTACTTGATTTTTAAGGCCGAAGGACATGATTGATTGCTTGTATTAATGACCATGTTGGTGAATATGCCTCCTGAGTAAGAGCTTGTAGGATCTAATCACTGTGAAACCTTCCATCAGAATTGGATGAGGAACAGTCTAAGGATTACCAACTCAAGTCTACTAGAAGAGGTGTGGGGTATCCTGAATGCACCTACTGACATTGTAAGTGActaataaatgtttatttgcccACTACCCTGTTTCTGCCAACACGGCAACTATGATAAAGAACTACACGAGCGGTGTCACACTTAATCAACAACTAATTGATTATCAAATTTATCAGCTATTTTGACAATCGATCATGCAGAGCCATTGCTTAACACAGTTAATAAGATGTTTTGAAGATGTTGCCCTTAATTAATGTTCATTACTTGTAATCTGACAGACCCCTGATGTACCCAAGATGAAAAAACCAGTGCAAAAGACACAAACTGAAGTTGAAGTGGTTAGTAATACTAAAGAGACACAAAATGGCCATTCAgacataaagaaaaagaaacttaaAACACCAGAGTGTAAAGAAGGCCACCAGCAGGCAAATGGAAAACCTGAGAAAATATCAAAAAAGGCAAAGCTGGCAGTAGCCGAGGAAGAGCGGGTGACTAAGAAGAAAAAGGATAGAAAGAGATCACGGGTTTGTGAAGACAGTGAAAATGGGACCCAAGATGGTGCTGTTGAGAAAATGTCCAGCAAAAAGGTGAAAAGTAAGTAATATTAATGGTCTTCACAAGTCTTGTGAACATGTGATCACTCTTGCCAATTAGGAAGAGAATCAATTCTGGAATCTCCAGTCACTACACTTTTGTCACTATTTATAAATTAAATCTAAGAACTCTTATCTCATTTCTTCCAGTTGACCAAACAGCAGAGGTTGTTGTCTCTGAGTGGAGTGAGGATCTAGAGCTTGCCAAAGGTATGCTTAGTGTATTCTGATGTTTAGATGatacatacaatattttgaCAAAGGACTTCAGTGCCATATTACAGCATTTTTATTTCGGCCTCCAGACTACAAACAATTTTTGTCGAATGACTTTCAGCCAGCAGCTTGCTTTCAGCTGTTATAAAAGCTACTAGAACAGCAcatatttttgtactttgaGTAGTGTATTGCTTGCACAGCCATAATATACTTAGTGCCGTGAAAAGTACTGGGCCCAATCtgaaaaatcttacatttttacatagttttccaactttgtttaagatcatcaaacaaatataacataagtgagtttgaaattttaagtTGCCTTCGTGGGAGACAAGTTGCTCCTAGTGTAGTAGCATTATGACtgttcatttttaacaaaactgtCTTACTGAAATGTATCTAACATAAGAAAGAGATAGACATAGTATggattggaaaaatatgaagttGACTATATTTGGGCATGCAGGGTTTCTGCTTGGCAGCGATATGTCTCCCCTAATTATTAAAAATTGAAGCCACTTGGATGCAGCAGTGTtagctttgttgttgcagcgCTTGATGAGTGTTTTTGAACACCTCCTAGGGAATTTCAAATGGAAAGAAACTATCAAGGCAGTATTGAGAAATTCACCTGGCCAGCAATTACCAGTGAAGAAACTTAGGAAGAAGGTAACATGTCGATGTATAGCATTTATTTCCCTTTGACCacttttattattcttattttcctttcggtttgtccctgGTAATGTTTGGCATAAAATGAAAGAATATATTTCCTTCTGCAGGTTCTGGCTGCCTACTTCTCAGTCGCTGGTGATGGGAATTTAAAGACAAAGGAGGAGGTCCTTGCAATTTTCAATAAGAAGATTAAACACAATCCCAAATTTAGAGTTTTGAAGGACAATGTTAGCCTTGTAAATTAAGCAAATTCCACCTGTATGGCATGAAATGTACAATATATTGGTTCATGATTATTGAATAATGATGTTCAGGTAAGCTCTTGATGATTAAACCATTTGTCTTTGAGCTATTTTGTATTTatctgaatcagctttattggtcaagtgtgtaacaacacacaaggaatttgtctctggtggtCGGTgttgccctggtacgacattgagaacaaagaacaagagttATTACAGAGGCCACTCTCAACACATTAATGTATAGCGTGTAATTTGTgcagaaaatgacaaatgtaaCAGCTGACTGCTTGGCTC
This portion of the Syngnathoides biaculeatus isolate LvHL_M chromosome 10, ASM1980259v1, whole genome shotgun sequence genome encodes:
- the lyar gene encoding cell growth-regulating nucleolar protein; amino-acid sequence: MVFFTCNACGESLKKAQVDKHVTMCRSCQVLSCIDCGKDFWGDDYKNHIKCVSEDQKYGGKGYEAKANKGDVKQHQWIQKVHEAMNKPGVSVKLKAVLQQVSAYDNVPRKKSKFENWMRNSLRITNSSLLEEVWGILNAPTDITPDVPKMKKPVQKTQTEVEVVSNTKETQNGHSDIKKKKLKTPECKEGHQQANGKPEKISKKAKLAVAEEERVTKKKKDRKRSRVCEDSENGTQDGAVEKMSSKKVKIDQTAEVVVSEWSEDLELAKGNFKWKETIKAVLRNSPGQQLPVKKLRKKVLAAYFSVAGDGNLKTKEEVLAIFNKKIKHNPKFRVLKDNVSLVN